In Rutidosis leptorrhynchoides isolate AG116_Rl617_1_P2 chromosome 2, CSIRO_AGI_Rlap_v1, whole genome shotgun sequence, one genomic interval encodes:
- the LOC139893629 gene encoding G-type lectin S-receptor-like serine/threonine-protein kinase At4g27290 isoform X1 — MEAHSILIIIIFIFLIILVSECASRDTISANQEIKDGETIVSQGEMYEMGFFSPGNSKNRYLGIWYKKISTCTVVWVANRGTPITDKSSIFKVTKEGNLIILSGGGNTVVWSSNSTAASGNALVVEVQLLDTGNLVVWDKKKDPNRNLIWQSFDYPGDTYLPGMKFGKNFETGIEWRLTSWKSPDDPAPGVYHYYVEIKGYPQILTWRGEDVIARFGPWNGLGFSGFPTDISNAIYSVEFVNNEKDVYYKYELKSSVIMRVVLTWEGKTLVLHWIERIQEWVVYGDASVDSCGRFALCGPYGSCSINTHPPCSCMEGFVPKNQQQWDASDWSSGCKRKKALNCGNTDGFRKIAGGVKVPDTRKSYYNVSMSLGECEMTCKRDCSCTAYASLDISNGGSGCLLWFHELMDTREYDSKQDLYLKMAASELQGQVVHQSGPNKWNMIVIVFLLMSLFLLLPALAYASRKMKKGTYMKRRGHTRYMFDDKKTSMRMELLDNLQFFNLTEVARATDNFNVSNKIGEGGFGPVYKGVLEDGQEVAVKRLSETSQQGLDEFKNELTCIAKLQHRNLVKLLGYCIHEYELLLIYEYMPNNSLDFSLFDEARSLMLDWPKRFVIINGMARGILYLHQDSRLQIIHRDLKAGNILLDSNMNPKISDFGLARKFVGHDDNAKTKKVVGTYGYISPEYAVHGRFSIKSDVFSFGVLVLEIICGKKNREFTHENHGDNLLGHAWRLYKENKGTELICESLRASCIVSEVLRSIHVALLCVQHHAEDRPTMLSVVLMLVSESTLPEPKQPAFFTEEYFHGHKSFSSVDKQTITILYGR, encoded by the exons ATGGAGGCCCATTCCATACTTataataatcatctttatttttttGATCATACTTGTATCAGAATGTGCATCACGTGATACCATATCTGCAAATCAAGAAATCAAAGATGGTGAAACCATTGTTTCTCAAGGGGAGATGTATGAAATGGGCTTCTTTAGCCCGGGAAATTCAAAAAACCGATACTTGGGAATATGGTACAAGAAGATATCAACGTGTACTGTTGTATGGGTTGCTAACAGGGGGACACCAATAACCGATAAATCAAGCATCTTTAAGGTTACCAAAGAGGGAAATTTGATAATTCTCAGTGGCGGCGGCAACACGGTAGTGTGGTCATCCAATTCAACCGCCGCTAGTGGTAATGCTCTTGTGGTAGAGGTGCAGCTTTTGGATACTGGAAATCTTGTTGTGTGGGATAAAAAAAAAGACCCCAACCGAAACCTTATTTGGCAAAGTTTTGATTACCCTGGTGACACATATCTACCCGGAATGAAATTTGGGAAGAATTTTGAAACGGGTATCGAGTGGCGGTTGACATCTTGGAAGAGTCCGGATGATCCGGCACCGGGTGTGTATCACTATTATGTAGAGATTAAAGGATATCCACAAATACTCACGTGGCGGGGTGAAGATGTAATAGCGAGATTTGGACCATGGAATGGTCTTGGGTTTAGTGGTTTTCCTACCGACATATCAAACGCAATTTACTCAGTTGAGTTTGTTAATAATGAAAAAGATGTGTATTATAAATATGAACTTAAAAGTTCGGTTATCATGAGGGTAGTATTGACATGGGAGGGAAAGACTCTGGTTCTTCATTGGATTGAGCGAATTCAAGAGTGGGTTGTGTATGGTGATGCAAGTGTTGATAGTTGTGGCCGATTTGCATTATGTGGTCCTTATGGTAGCTGCAGCATTAATACGCATCCACCTTGTAGTTGTATGGAAGGGTTTGTACCAAAAAACCAACAACAATGGGATGCATCCGATTGGTCAAGTGGGTGTAAACGTAAAAAGGCTTTAAATTGTGGGAATACGGACGGGTTTCGTAAAATTGCAGGAGGAGTCAAAGTACCAGATACGAGAAAGTCATATTATAACGTGAGCATGAGTTTAGGAGAATGTGAGATGACGTGTAAAAGGGATTGTTCTTGTACAGCCTACGCAAGTTTAGATATTAGCAATGGTGGAAGTGGTTGTCTGTTGTGGTTTCATGAGCTTATGGATACGAGAGAGTATGATTCAAAGCAAGATCTTTACCTAAAAATGGCCGCATCTGAGTTACAAG GTCAGGTGGTACATCAGTCTGGCCCCAACAAGTGGAACATGATAGTCATTGTATTCTTGTTGATGTCTTTGTTTCTACTGCTGCCTGCGTTAGCATATGCAAGTAGAAAGATGAAGAAAGGGACTTACATGAAAAGACGAG GACACACTAGATACATGTTTGATGACAAGAAAACAAGTATGCGGATGGAACTTCTTGATAATTTGCAGTTTTTTAATCTAACAGAAGTAGCCAGGGCCACAGATAACTTCAATGTCTCCAATAAAATTGGAGAAGGTGGTTTTGGTCCTGTTTACAAG GGTGTTTTAGAAGACGGTCAAGAAGTAGCAGTGAAGCGGTTGTCAGAAACATCTCAGCAAGGGCTTGATGAGTTCAAAAATGAACTCACTTGTATTGCCAAACTTCAGCATCGAAATCTTGTGAAGCTTCTTGGATACTGCATTCATGAATACGAACTGCTTTTGATTTATGAATATATGCCTAATAATAGCTTGGACTTTTCTCTCTTTG ATGAAGCCAGAAGTTTAATGCTTGACTGGCCTAAGCGTTTTGTCATTATCAATGGTATGGCTCGAGGTATACTATATCTACATCAAGATTCACGACTTCAAATTATTCACAGAGATTTAAAGGCGGGTAATATTCTATTAGACAGTAACATGAATCCTAAAATATCTGACTTCGGCCTTGCTAGAAAGTTTGTAGGCCATGACGACAACGCAAAGACAAAAAAAGTTGTTGGAACATA TGGTTACATTTCTCCGGAGTATGCAGTACACGGGCGTTTCTCTATAAAGTCGGATGTATTTAGTTTTGGCGTTTTGGTGTTGGAGATAATTTGTGGAAAGAAAAACAGAGAATTCACCCACGAAAACCACGGAGACAACCTTCTTGGACAT GCATGGAGACTGTATAAAGAAAACAAAGGTACTGAACTAATTTGTGAATCTTTACGCGCTTCATGTATCGTCTCAGAAGTATTAAGATCGATACACGTTGCACTACTATGCGTGCAGCATCATGCAGAAGATAGGCCTACTATGTTGTCAGTGGTTCTTATGTTGGTTAGCGAGAGCACATTACCTGAACCTAAACAGCCTGCTTTTTTCACTGAAGAATACTTTCATGGACATAAATCTTTTTCATCAGTTGATAAACAGACAATAACAATATTGTATGGTCGATAG
- the LOC139893626 gene encoding uncharacterized protein isoform X2, whose protein sequence is MQSSLRCKLMTELWRRFSLPQSENMDRVLFATWDHAFRSVKHNLKKKLFKSVAEELNKVNYMDDDVAHGRVYTEDELLEGLDLIEAPPNFTDSQWNLYKLHLLSQTAKKLSRCEKRARADQIHHHTTGGCSFAMKRDEFEQASARISKKVLALEKSEPMNPEKQ, encoded by the exons ATGCAAAGCAGCTTGCGGTGTAAACTTATGACAGAACTCTGG CGAAGATTCAGCTTACCTCAAAGTGAAAATATGGATAGAGTCCTTTTTGCTACTTGGGATCACGCGTTTAGGAGCGTAAAacataatctaaagaaaaagttgtTTAAATCAGTTGCTGAAGAATTAAACAAAGTTAATTACATGGATGATGATGTTGCACATGGTAGAGTATATACAGAAGATGAGCTTTTGGAAGGACTTGACTTGATCGAAGCACCACCTAACTTCACAGATTCTCAATGGAATTTGTATAAATTACATCTTTTATCACAAACTGCAAAG AAACTATCACGTTGTGAGAAGAGAGCAAGGGCGGATCAAATCCATCATCACACTACTGGTGGTTGCAGCTTCGCAATGAAGAGAGATGAGTTT GAACAAGCAAGTGCTCGAATTTCAAAAAAGGTATTGGCTCTTGAGAAATCCGAACCTATGAATCCCGAAAAGCAGTAA
- the LOC139890077 gene encoding uncharacterized protein, whose translation MLSMRIRKVIPNLIGEEQSAFTKGRYILDGVLIANEAINYLKKKKKKSLVFKVDFEKAFASLSWSFLLKMMKRMGFGVRWIKWIMACLSSASISVLVNGLPTNEFNIERGVRQGDPLSPFLFIIAAEGLNYLTKKSISMCLFKGRAKTEQDSLWVSVIKSIHGANGLLPPTGPRGPSGSSSVWLNILRASHNIESLGVNFANSFSKIIGDGAYTSFWNDSWLIDGPLKDKFKRLFYFEENRECNVRDRLTWTDDCYLQNWSWNRTVTGRAQAELGNLIELINSYAKHDKDVDFWVWKLDPSGLFTTKKLSRIIDYATIGANVNSQNETLKNYLVPKKVELLIWRVLKRRVPVRIELDKRGIDLDSVRCPLCDDVVETIEHAFIFCRHSMDLWERVYNWLGFSSFQV comes from the exons ATGTTATCAATGCGCATACGTAAGGTTATTCCGAATCTTATAGGTGAAGAGCAAAGCGCGTTCACTAAGGGTCGATATATTCTAGACGGGGTTCTAATTGCCAATGAAGCCATCAATTATCtcaaaaagaagaaaaagaaaagccTTGTTTTTAAGGTTGACTTCGAAAAGGCGTTCGCTAGCTTAAGTTGGAGCTTTCTCTtaaagatgatgaagaggatgggGTTTGGTGTTCGATGGATTAAATGGATTATGGCTTGTCTTAGCTCGGCTTCAATTTCGGTGTTAGTGAACGGATTGCCAACAAATGAATTCAATATCGAAAGAGGTGTTAGACAAGGCGACCCGCTCTCCCCTTTTTTGTTTATCATCGCCGCGGAAGGTCTTAATTACCTTACCAAAAAAAGCATCTCAATGTGCTTATTTAAAGGC AGGGCCAAAACCGAGCAAGACTCTCTTTGGGTCTCGGTCATTAAGAGTATCCACGGTGCTAACGGGCTACTCCCTCCCACGGGCCCACGTGGCCCAAGTGGATCGAGTAGCGTTTGGTTGAATATTTTACGTGCAAGTCATAACATCGAGTCATTGGGAGTTAACTTTGCAAACTCCTTCTCAAAAATAATTGGTGATGGCGCATATACAAGCTTCTGGAACGATTCATGGTTGATTGATGGGCCGTTAAAAGACAAATTCAAGCGGCTATTTTATTTCGAAGAAAACAGAGAATGCAACGTTCGGGATAGACTTACTTGGACTGACGATTGCTATTTGCAAAACTGGAGCTGGAACAGAACTGTCACAGGTCGAGCACAAGCTGAGCTAGGTAACCTCATCGAATTGATTAATTCATATGCTAAGCATGACAAAGACGTGGACTTTTGGGTTTGGAAGTTGGATCCGTCCGGGTTATTTACAACAAAAAAACTTTCGAGGATAATTGATTATGCTACAATTGGTGCAAATGTTAATTCACAAAACGAGACGCTCAAAAACTACTTGGTTCCGAAAAAAGTAGAACTTCTCATATGGAGAGTGCTAAAAAGACGGGTCCCGGTCCGTATCGAGCTTGATAAGCGCGGTATTGATCTTGATTCCGTTAGGTGCCCTCTATGTGATGATGTCGTTGAAACAATTGAACATGCTTTTATCTTTTGTCGACATTCGATGGACTTGTGGGAGCGGGTTTATAATTGGCTGGGTTTCAGCTCATTTCAAGTCTAA
- the LOC139893626 gene encoding uncharacterized protein isoform X1 has product MQSSLRCKLMTELWRRFSLPQSENMDRVLFATWDHAFRSVKHNLKKKLFKSVAEELNKVNYMDDDVAHGRVYTEDELLEGLDLIEAPPNFTDSQWNLYKLHLLSQTAKKLSRCEKRARADQIHHHTTGGCSFAMKRDEFKLKHNREPNDLEFYKFVYEKEDGSYVTDTSRELVEQASARISKKVLALEKSEPMNPEKQ; this is encoded by the exons ATGCAAAGCAGCTTGCGGTGTAAACTTATGACAGAACTCTGG CGAAGATTCAGCTTACCTCAAAGTGAAAATATGGATAGAGTCCTTTTTGCTACTTGGGATCACGCGTTTAGGAGCGTAAAacataatctaaagaaaaagttgtTTAAATCAGTTGCTGAAGAATTAAACAAAGTTAATTACATGGATGATGATGTTGCACATGGTAGAGTATATACAGAAGATGAGCTTTTGGAAGGACTTGACTTGATCGAAGCACCACCTAACTTCACAGATTCTCAATGGAATTTGTATAAATTACATCTTTTATCACAAACTGCAAAG AAACTATCACGTTGTGAGAAGAGAGCAAGGGCGGATCAAATCCATCATCACACTACTGGTGGTTGCAGCTTCGCAATGAAGAGAGATGAGTTT AAGTTGAAACACAATAGAGAGCCTAATGATCTTGAGTTCTATAAATTTGTTTATGAAAAAGAAGATGGGTCATATGTTACAGACACATCAAGAGAGCTCGTG GAACAAGCAAGTGCTCGAATTTCAAAAAAGGTATTGGCTCTTGAGAAATCCGAACCTATGAATCCCGAAAAGCAGTAA
- the LOC139893629 gene encoding G-type lectin S-receptor-like serine/threonine-protein kinase At4g27290 isoform X2: MEAHSILIIIIFIFLIILVSECASRDTISANQEIKDGETIVSQGEMYEMGFFSPGNSKNRYLGIWYKKISTCTVVWVANRGTPITDKSSIFKVTKEGNLIILSGGGNTVVWSSNSTAASGNALVVEVQLLDTGNLVVWDKKKDPNRNLIWQSFDYPGDTYLPGMKFGKNFETGIEWRLTSWKSPDDPAPGVYHYYVEIKGYPQILTWRGEDVIARFGPWNGLGFSGFPTDISNAIYSVEFVNNEKDVYYKYELKSSVIMRVVLTWEGKTLVLHWIERIQEWVVYGDASVDSCGRFALCGPYGSCSINTHPPCSCMEGFVPKNQQQWDASDWSSGCKRKKALNCGNTDGFRKIAGGVKVPDTRKSYYNVSMSLGECEMTCKRDCSCTAYASLDISNGGSGCLLWFHELMDTREYDSKQDLYLKMAASELQGQVVHQSGPNKWNMIVIVFLLMSLFLLLPALAYASRKMKKGTYMKRRGHTRYMFDDKKTSMRMELLDNLQFFNLTEVARATDNFNVSNKIGEGGFGPVYKGVLEDGQEVAVKRLSETSQQGLDEFKNELTCIAKLQHRNLVKLLGYCIHEYELLLIYEYMPNNSLDFSLFDEARSLMLDWPKRFVIINGMARGILYLHQDSRLQIIHRDLKAGNILLDSNMNPKISDFGLARKFVGHDDNAKTKKVVGTYGYISPEYAVHGRFSIKSDVFSFGVLVLEIICGKKNREFTHENHGDNLLGHAWRLYKENKASCRR; this comes from the exons ATGGAGGCCCATTCCATACTTataataatcatctttatttttttGATCATACTTGTATCAGAATGTGCATCACGTGATACCATATCTGCAAATCAAGAAATCAAAGATGGTGAAACCATTGTTTCTCAAGGGGAGATGTATGAAATGGGCTTCTTTAGCCCGGGAAATTCAAAAAACCGATACTTGGGAATATGGTACAAGAAGATATCAACGTGTACTGTTGTATGGGTTGCTAACAGGGGGACACCAATAACCGATAAATCAAGCATCTTTAAGGTTACCAAAGAGGGAAATTTGATAATTCTCAGTGGCGGCGGCAACACGGTAGTGTGGTCATCCAATTCAACCGCCGCTAGTGGTAATGCTCTTGTGGTAGAGGTGCAGCTTTTGGATACTGGAAATCTTGTTGTGTGGGATAAAAAAAAAGACCCCAACCGAAACCTTATTTGGCAAAGTTTTGATTACCCTGGTGACACATATCTACCCGGAATGAAATTTGGGAAGAATTTTGAAACGGGTATCGAGTGGCGGTTGACATCTTGGAAGAGTCCGGATGATCCGGCACCGGGTGTGTATCACTATTATGTAGAGATTAAAGGATATCCACAAATACTCACGTGGCGGGGTGAAGATGTAATAGCGAGATTTGGACCATGGAATGGTCTTGGGTTTAGTGGTTTTCCTACCGACATATCAAACGCAATTTACTCAGTTGAGTTTGTTAATAATGAAAAAGATGTGTATTATAAATATGAACTTAAAAGTTCGGTTATCATGAGGGTAGTATTGACATGGGAGGGAAAGACTCTGGTTCTTCATTGGATTGAGCGAATTCAAGAGTGGGTTGTGTATGGTGATGCAAGTGTTGATAGTTGTGGCCGATTTGCATTATGTGGTCCTTATGGTAGCTGCAGCATTAATACGCATCCACCTTGTAGTTGTATGGAAGGGTTTGTACCAAAAAACCAACAACAATGGGATGCATCCGATTGGTCAAGTGGGTGTAAACGTAAAAAGGCTTTAAATTGTGGGAATACGGACGGGTTTCGTAAAATTGCAGGAGGAGTCAAAGTACCAGATACGAGAAAGTCATATTATAACGTGAGCATGAGTTTAGGAGAATGTGAGATGACGTGTAAAAGGGATTGTTCTTGTACAGCCTACGCAAGTTTAGATATTAGCAATGGTGGAAGTGGTTGTCTGTTGTGGTTTCATGAGCTTATGGATACGAGAGAGTATGATTCAAAGCAAGATCTTTACCTAAAAATGGCCGCATCTGAGTTACAAG GTCAGGTGGTACATCAGTCTGGCCCCAACAAGTGGAACATGATAGTCATTGTATTCTTGTTGATGTCTTTGTTTCTACTGCTGCCTGCGTTAGCATATGCAAGTAGAAAGATGAAGAAAGGGACTTACATGAAAAGACGAG GACACACTAGATACATGTTTGATGACAAGAAAACAAGTATGCGGATGGAACTTCTTGATAATTTGCAGTTTTTTAATCTAACAGAAGTAGCCAGGGCCACAGATAACTTCAATGTCTCCAATAAAATTGGAGAAGGTGGTTTTGGTCCTGTTTACAAG GGTGTTTTAGAAGACGGTCAAGAAGTAGCAGTGAAGCGGTTGTCAGAAACATCTCAGCAAGGGCTTGATGAGTTCAAAAATGAACTCACTTGTATTGCCAAACTTCAGCATCGAAATCTTGTGAAGCTTCTTGGATACTGCATTCATGAATACGAACTGCTTTTGATTTATGAATATATGCCTAATAATAGCTTGGACTTTTCTCTCTTTG ATGAAGCCAGAAGTTTAATGCTTGACTGGCCTAAGCGTTTTGTCATTATCAATGGTATGGCTCGAGGTATACTATATCTACATCAAGATTCACGACTTCAAATTATTCACAGAGATTTAAAGGCGGGTAATATTCTATTAGACAGTAACATGAATCCTAAAATATCTGACTTCGGCCTTGCTAGAAAGTTTGTAGGCCATGACGACAACGCAAAGACAAAAAAAGTTGTTGGAACATA TGGTTACATTTCTCCGGAGTATGCAGTACACGGGCGTTTCTCTATAAAGTCGGATGTATTTAGTTTTGGCGTTTTGGTGTTGGAGATAATTTGTGGAAAGAAAAACAGAGAATTCACCCACGAAAACCACGGAGACAACCTTCTTGGACAT GCATGGAGACTGTATAAAGAAAACAAAG CATCATGCAGAAGATAG